TTGCATGGATGATAGGACTTTCTCCAAAAGATATTGAAACGGCATGTAAAACATTAGTTAATGGAGTAGTTAAAAAGATTGATGTCGGCGTGGTAAATAACAGATATTTTATTAATGGTCTGGGAATAGGATTTGATGCCCGGGTAGCATATCACCGCTTAAAATATAAAGGAATTTTGACAGGCGTTGGTGTGTATTTATATGCCGTCATAAAAACATTATTTCAATATAAACCTATCCAGGCAAATGTTAATTTAGATGATGAAACTATTAACCTGATTCCTTTACTTATAACCATAGGATGTGGAAAAAGGTGTGGTGGAGGATTTTTACTTACTCCCAACGCTATTCTTGACGATGGATTATTTGATGTATGTATTATACAAGGAATAGGTAAATTAAAGGCACTTTGTCATCTACCAAAGGTGTTAAAAGGAACCCATATTTTGCTTCCAGAGGTAAAGATGTATCAAGCGAAAGAAATTATTGTCAGTTTCCCAATGCCATTAATAGCCCATGTCGATGGAGAGATTTTAAAAGAAACTACATTTCAGATTAAATTATTACATAAAAAATTAAAGGTAATGTTTCCAGTTGAAATCAGGTAACACAAGCATCCTGCTTGTGATTTTCCAAAAATAGTTGCAAGAGAAGTATTTTTATATTATAATAGTGTAGTGTTGAGTAACCTACAAACGGATAATTGGTAACTGGTAATTGGTTAAATAGTTTCGTCCTGAGCTTAGCCAAACAGTATTTAATTACCAGTTACCAATCACCAGTTACCAGAATCAAATTCAGTGCGTTATTTGTTCAACACGACACTATGAGCAGGAGGCTAAAAAAGGAAATGATGCAAATAGCCGTGTTAGGTGCAGGTGGTTTAGGTAAAGCCGCGGGGAAAATTATTAGTCTGAAAAAAGAGATGAGATTAGTCGCTATTTGCGACCATCAGGGATTTGCCTTTAATCCAGATGGACTTAATTGTGCGGAAATTGAAGAGATTAAAATAGGTTCAACCGTGGGTAAAATGCCTGATGGGAAAATGTCTGATGACTCAATTGGCGAGATTATAAAAATAAGTAATGACATTGATGGCATATTTGTCGCCTTACCTAATTTGCCAAATGAATTCATTCCAGGAGTTATTCAACGGTTTATTGATGCTGGATACCAGGGGGTATGGACTGATGCACTGAAAAGGACCCAGGCGATGGAATTGATGTTTGAACTAAACGAAGGGCTAAAATCAACGAAGAGCACTTACATCACTGGCGCCGGGGCAACACCAGGCTTATTAACTGCGGCGGCAGTCATAGCCGCTCAATCATTTATTGAAGTTTCAAAAGTGACCATCTGGTGGGGTGTCGGAATAGCCAATTGGGAGGCATATAAAGCCACTATTCGTGAAGATATTGCCCATCTACCCGGATTTACTGTTGAAAAGGCAAAGGCACTCTCGGATGAAGATGTAACAAAATTGTTAGACGAACGAAATGGGATATTAGAATTGCATGAGATGGAACATGCCGATGATTTACTTCTCCAAAAAGCAGGTGTAGTCGATTCAAGAGATAAGGTTGAAGTAGGTGGAGTCCTGGATACCCGACATGCTAAAAAACCGGTAACGACAACAATGACATTAACCGGTAAGACCTTTGATGGAAAAACCTCAAGCCATAAATTTATACTCGGTGATGAAACAACAATGGCGGCAAATGTCATTGGTCCGGCACTGGGTTATCTTAAACGGGCAAAATGGCTCAATGAACATCAAATCTACGGCATCTATGGCTCTACTGAATTTATGCCAGGAGTGGTGAAATAGACAAAAGAAGAAAGGAAACATAGGACAGACTTTTAAACAATTATCTATGAAAATCTTTGGTCTTTGGTCTGAATGAGCGTTATGAGTCCAATATTAAAATTAAATAAAGATAATGAAAAAAAAGAAAGGGAGTTTGAATTAAAATATTTCTTATCACTTACCACTCGCCAGCGATTTGAGATGATGTTTAAAAAATCAAAAGAGATGAGAGAATTATTGGAAAAAAGTGGATACAGAAAGCCTTTTGAAATCATTAAAAGAACATAAAGTTGATTTTGTCATCATTGGAGCAACTACTTTTCCTGTTCATGGATATGCACGGGCAACATTAAACATTGATATTTTTGTAAGACCTGATAGGATTAATGCTGAAAGAGTATGGGATGCCTTAAAACAATTTGGATACGATGTATCTGATATTAAAACTAAACTTTTGCGTTTTTTGCTAACACTTTGTATTTCAATCTCTTGTGTAAATAAGGGGAAACGGGAAAGGGGGGAAAAGGAAAAAGAAGTATTTTTCTCTAAGTATAAGAAATATAGTTAGTTATACATGAAATTCTTTTTCCCCTTTCCCCAATTTTCTCCATTTCCCCTTTCTTACACCTAAAAAAAACGCAAAAGTTCAAATTAAAATAGAAGATTTGCTTCAAAAAAAATTACTGATTCGTCAGTATGCAGTGGAAACGGATATTCATCCATTCGTGAAAGGTGTAAGTTTTGAAAGGGTATGGAGAAATAAGGTAAGGGCAAAGTTTGACGATACATTTGTTTTTTTTTGCATCACTTGATGACCTGATAAAGATGAAAAAGATGGCAGGCAGGCCAAAAGACATAGAAGACCTTAAAAATTTACTGGCTATTAAGAAGTTCAAAAACAGAAAATTGAGAGAAAATTAGATAAACTTTCCTTTTATTCTTTGTGCCTTTGTGGCAAAGACTATTTTTAGGAGGAAATAATGAAAAACCAAATAAAAGTTTTAGTTGTAGATGATTCAGCGATTATCCGTGATGCAAT
This genomic stretch from bacterium harbors:
- a CDS encoding diacylglycerol kinase family protein, which gives rise to MGKLKLILNPYAGKRRLDKEIDKIKQNLTAQGLEFDSAFTQKPGEGISLAKRAVEEGFNLIVAVGGDGTINEVVNGIIGFEQEAILGIIPIGLGNDFAWMIGLSPKDIETACKTLVNGVVKKIDVGVVNNRYFINGLGIGFDARVAYHRLKYKGILTGVGVYLYAVIKTLFQYKPIQANVNLDDETINLIPLLITIGCGKRCGGGFLLTPNAILDDGLFDVCIIQGIGKLKALCHLPKVLKGTHILLPEVKMYQAKEIIVSFPMPLIAHVDGEILKETTFQIKLLHKKLKVMFPVEIR
- a CDS encoding saccharopine dehydrogenase-like oxidoreductase is translated as MMQIAVLGAGGLGKAAGKIISLKKEMRLVAICDHQGFAFNPDGLNCAEIEEIKIGSTVGKMPDGKMSDDSIGEIIKISNDIDGIFVALPNLPNEFIPGVIQRFIDAGYQGVWTDALKRTQAMELMFELNEGLKSTKSTYITGAGATPGLLTAAAVIAAQSFIEVSKVTIWWGVGIANWEAYKATIREDIAHLPGFTVEKAKALSDEDVTKLLDERNGILELHEMEHADDLLLQKAGVVDSRDKVEVGGVLDTRHAKKPVTTTMTLTGKTFDGKTSSHKFILGDETTMAANVIGPALGYLKRAKWLNEHQIYGIYGSTEFMPGVVK